A window of Hevea brasiliensis isolate MT/VB/25A 57/8 chromosome 14, ASM3005281v1, whole genome shotgun sequence contains these coding sequences:
- the LOC110669340 gene encoding beta-glucosidase 24 yields the protein MALATKHFLQLLGMLVFLVSLLTLTEPTLADDYDDIPRDFHRTYFPNDFIFGTSTSAYQIEGHTNTKGRGPSVWDTFTHETPERIKDGSNGDVAVDFYNNFKQDIQRVKNMGFKAFRMSISWSRVIPSGRRHEGVNEEGIKFYNSVINEIKNKGLEPFVTIFHWDTPQALEDKYGGFLSRNIVDDYRDYADLLFEKFGKQVKYWMTFNEPWALSGFAYDDGVFAPGRCSSWVNRQCRAGNSATEPYIVAHHLLLSHAAAVQIYREKYQTTQDGKIGITLFTFWYEPLSNKSADIEAAKTALDFMFGLWMDPITYGQYPRTVKDLVGDRLLEFTDKESRLLRGSYDFLGLQYYTSYYAKPNATVDPNHIRYKTDGHIIETPYDYDGKLIGPRAYSPWFYIFPKGIRHLLNYTKDTYNNPVIYITENGVDNENNESQPIGKALNDTFRIEYYQKHLWNVLRSLKEYKVNVKGYFAWSYLDNFEWNIGYTSRFGLYYVDYKDNLKRCPKSSAFWFCRFLSSKPLHLCGLLLHSCKIPKISPEASEFK from the exons ATGGCTTTGGCTACTAAACACTTTCTGCAGCTGTTAGGGATGCTCGTCTTCCTCGTGAGCTTGTTAACTCTCACTGAGCCAACACTGGCAGACGATTATGATGATATCCCTAGAGATTTTCACCGCACTTATTTTCCTAATGACTTCATTTTTGGTACTTCTACTTCTGCTTACCAG aTTGAAGGCCACACAAACACAAAGGGTAGAGGACCTAGTGTCTGGGACACATTCACTCATGAGACTCCGG AGAGGATAAAGGATGGCAGCAACGGAGACGTTGCAGTTGATTTCTATAATAACTTCAAA CAAGATATACAACGTGTGAAGAATATGGGTTTTAAAGCTTTCAGAATGTCCATTTCATGGTCCAGAGTTATACCTA GTGGAAGAAGACATGAAGGAGTGAACGAGGAaggaattaaattttataatagtgttatcaatgaaattaaaaacaaag GATTAGAGCCTTTTGTTACTATTTTTCACTGGGATACTCCTCAAGCCCTAGAGGATAAATATGGTGGCTTTTTAAGCCGTAATATTGT GGATGATTATCGTGATTATGCGGATCTTCTCTTTGAAAAATTTGGTAAGCAAGTGAAGTATTGGATGACTTTCAATGAACCATGGGCTCTTAGTGGATTTGCCTATGATGATGGTGTTTTTGCCCCTGGTCGATGCTCATCTTGGGTGAATCGTCAATGTCGTGCTGGAAATTCAGCCACTGAACCTTATATAGTTGCCCATCACCTGCTCCTTTCTCATGCTGCAGCTGTGCAAATATATAGAGAAAAATACCAA ACAACTCAAGATGGCAAGATAGGGATAACACTTTTTACCTTTTGGTATGAACCTCTATCTAATAAATCAGCAGATATAGAAGCAGCCAAAACAGCCCttgatttcatgtttggatt gtGGATGGATCCTATAACCTATGGTCAATACCCAAGAACTGTGAAAGATTTAGTTGGAGATAGATTACTTGAGTTTACTGACAAAGAATCTCGATTACTTAGAGGATCATATGATTTTCTTGGGTTACAATATTATACTTCATATTATGCAAAACCAAATGCTACAGTTGATCCAAATCATATTAGATATAAAACTGATGGTCATATCATCGAGACTC CTTATGATTATGATGGTAAACTCATTGGTCCTCGG GCTTATTCACCTTGGTTTTATATTTTCCCGAAAGGTATCCGACATCTTCTGAACTACACTAAAGATACATACAATAATCCAGTCATTTACATTACTGAAAATG GGGTTGACaatgaaaataatgaaagccAACCCATTGGCAAAGCGCTTAATGATACATTCAGGATAGAGTATTATCAAAAACATTTGTGGAATGTGCTAAGATCACTCAA GGAATACAAAGTTAATGTAAAAGGTTACTTTGCATGGTCATATTTGGACAACTTCGAATGGAATATTGGTTATACTTCAAGATTTGGTTTGTATTACGTAGACTACAAAGATAACCTGAAAAGATGCCCCAAGTCTTCAGCTTTTTGGTTCTGCCGGTTCCTTTCTTCGAAGCCATTACACTTATGTGGTCTTCTACTACATTCATGCAAGATCCCCAAGATTTCTCCAGAGGCTAGCGAGTTCAAATAG